In Aegilops tauschii subsp. strangulata cultivar AL8/78 chromosome 3, Aet v6.0, whole genome shotgun sequence, one genomic interval encodes:
- the LOC109748383 gene encoding ultraviolet-B receptor UVR8 isoform X2: MPPKVSAVAAGEAHTLALTSNGELYSWGRGTFGRLGTGREADVHVPTAVVPAVAAPAAGRQRPRFTAVAAGAYHSLALDDEGSLWSWGYNIYGQLGYGEENSLSPCLVDGFQDLGSPETLQDEEQNALARTPLKLSSVKAGGMMSFAIDSLGALWMWGNCPQQTDDGEFCIAATSAPLPVWDFHGHTVVKVACGNEHVVAAVSAGETYTGGDLVCYSWGNNNHGQLGLGDKESRSRPVLISEFSEGSSWEVYEIACGAWHTAVLTNKKSFDQDLESRCWTFGIGDNGQLGHGTTATICSPQPVDGLPTGSFLISLDCGLFHTAVVSSDGEVWCWGMERGLGLCPDASFSGMDAGDALYPIRVQSPETNGFKFLGPVQVACGAAHTVLVAGEGYRMWAWGRGRSGVLGRDQTTDSYTPCVVMWPPLDENFQEIHEDQGQASTSRANDRTNTELELKLSAASEELQFLRSKLTLMERYANILHISIFRKPMDERTLPRSLQESAVFDIRKEFENILDSSDTDELARLEMFYRSMLSGVKDKLLKRKVQVMVQECIVSLSAGRQTPRGQ, encoded by the exons ATGCCGCCCAAGGtgtccgccgtcgccgccggcgaGGCCCACACGCTCGCACTCACCA GTAACGGGGAGCTGTACTCATGGGGGCGGGGCACGTTCGGCCGCCTTGGCACCGGTCGCGAGGCGGACGTGCACGTGCCCACCGCTGTCGTGCCCGCCGTCGCTGCTCCTGCTGCGGGGAGGCAGCGGCCCAGGTtcaccgccgtcgccgccggcgcGTACCACAGCCTCGCGCTCGACG ATGAAGGCTCACTCTGGTCATGGGGCTACAATATCT ACGGTCAGCTTGGCTATGGAGAAGAGAATTCCCTTTCTCCATGTTTAGTCGACGGTTTTCAAGATTTGGGTTCTCCTGAAACACTGCAGGACGAAGAACAGAATGCTCTTGCACGGACTCCTTTGAAG TTGTCTTCTGTGAAGGCTGGGGGCATGATGTCATTCGCAATAGACAGTCTTGGGGCCCTGTGGATGTGGGGAAATTGCCCGCAGCAGACTGATGATGGGGAGTTTTGTATAGCAGCTACCTCAGCCCCACTGCCTGTGTGGGATTTCCATGGTCACACTGTAGTTAAGGTTGCCTGCGGTAATGAACATGTTGTGGCTGCCGTCAGCGCTGGAGAAACATATACAGGAGGTGACCTTGTCTGTTATTCCTGGGGCAACAACAACCATGGGCAGTTGGGTCTGGGTGACAAGGAAAGCAGGTCTCGTCCCGTGCTCATCTCAGAATTTAGTGAGGGCTCTTCATGGGAGGTGTATGAAATTGCATGCGGAGCTTGGCACACTGCTGTGCTCACCAATAAGAAGTCTTTTGATCAGGATCTTGAATCTCGGTGCTGGACATTTGGCATTGGCGACAATGGACAGCTTGGCCATGGAACAACTGCGACCATCTGCTCCCCGCAGCCTGTTGACGGCTTGCCCACTGGTTCCTTCCTCATCTCTCTTGATTGTGGATTGTTCCACACGGCAGTCGTCTCCTCCGATGGAGAGGTGTGGTGCTGGGGAATGGAGAGAGGTCTCGGATTGTGCCCAGATGCTAGCTTTTCAGGAATGGACGCAGGGGATGCTCTGTACCCCATAAGAGTTCAGTCTCCTGAGACGAATGGGTTCAAGTTTCTGGGTCCAGTGCAGGTTGCCTGTGGAGCTGCCCACACTGTTCTTGTTGCCGGTGAGGGGTACAGGATGTGGGCATGGGGCCGTGGCCGCAGCGGCGTGCTTGGGAGAGACCAGACTACTGACAGTTACACTCCATGCGTTGTGATGTGGCCTCCTCTTGATGAGAACTTCCAAGAGATTCATGAGGACCAAGGGCAGGCATCGACATCAAGAGCGAATGACCGCACTAACACCGAGCTGGAGCTGAAGTTATCTGCTGCCTCAGAGGAGCTACAGTTCCTTAGGTCAAAACTGACACTCATGGAGAGATATGCCAACATACTTCACATTTCAATATTCCGCAAGCCAATGGACGAAAGGACGCTTCCTCGTTCACTTCAAGAGTCTGCAGTCTTTGACATCAGGAAGGAATTT
- the LOC109748383 gene encoding uncharacterized protein isoform X1 produces MQSLHWLPLQFSKNIDNSTRPQKRKFTLTLVYIDSSEYTWTLVYIALPISKYPYLFLNSNHLMTLIIMVAAAISVCAVTQYQRISSGEKAKTTRSHARNSLCRFDSFTRVSRLLYRLPLLSTSFLFNRHIALAGDSSSTCTLPPAPHPPSPPLHRKCRPRCPPSPPARPTRSHSPVTGSCTHGGGARSAALAPVARRTCTCPPLSCPPSLLLLRGGSGPGSPPSPPARTTASRSTMKAHSGHGATISLGYGEENSLSPCLVDGFQDLGSPETLQDEEQNALARTPLKLSSVKAGGMMSFAIDSLGALWMWGNCPQQTDDGEFCIAATSAPLPVWDFHGHTVVKVACGNEHVVAAVSAGETYTGGDLVCYSWGNNNHGQLGLGDKESRSRPVLISEFSEGSSWEVYEIACGAWHTAVLTNKKSFDQDLESRCWTFGIGDNGQLGHGTTATICSPQPVDGLPTGSFLISLDCGLFHTAVVSSDGEVWCWGMERGLGLCPDASFSGMDAGDALYPIRVQSPETNGFKFLGPVQVACGAAHTVLVAGEGYRMWAWGRGRSGVLGRDQTTDSYTPCVVMWPPLDENFQEIHEDQGQASTSRANDRTNTELELKLSAASEELQFLRSKLTLMERYANILHISIFRKPMDERTLPRSLQESAVFDIRKEFENILDSSDTDELARLEMFYRSMLSGVKDKLLKRKVQVMVQECIVSLSAGRQTPRGQ; encoded by the exons ATGCAGAGTTTGCATTGGTTGCCGCTTCAGTTCAGTAAAAACATTGACAATTCCACGCGCCCCCAAAAAAGAAAGTTTACACTGACACTTGTCTACATTGACAGTAGTGAGTACACGTGGACACTTGTCTACATCGCACTCCCAATCAGCAAATACCCCTACCTGTTCCTAAATTCCAACCACTTAATGACGCTTATCATCATGGTAGCAGCAGCCATATCTGTATGTGCAGTGACGCAGTATCAGAGGATAAGCTCCGGAGAAAAAGCGAAGACGACACGCTCGCACGCACGCAACTCACTCTGCCGTTTCGATTCATTCACTCGAGTGAGTCGACTCCTTTATCGTCTTCCCCTCCTCTCCACGAGCTTCCTTTTCAACCGCCACATTGCTCTCGCGGGTGATTCTTCTTCCACTTGTACTCTACCTCCCGCTCCTCACCCGCCGTCTCCTCCACTCCACCGCAAATGCCGCCCAAGGtgtccgccgtcgccgccggcgaGGCCCACACGCTCGCACTCACCA GTAACGGGGAGCTGTACTCATGGGGGCGGGGCACGTTCGGCCGCCTTGGCACCGGTCGCGAGGCGGACGTGCACGTGCCCACCGCTGTCGTGCCCGCCGTCGCTGCTCCTGCTGCGGGGAGGCAGCGGCCCAGGTtcaccgccgtcgccgccggcgcGTACCACAGCCTCGCGCTCGACG ATGAAGGCTCACTCTGGTCATGGGGCTACAATATCT CTTGGCTATGGAGAAGAGAATTCCCTTTCTCCATGTTTAGTCGACGGTTTTCAAGATTTGGGTTCTCCTGAAACACTGCAGGACGAAGAACAGAATGCTCTTGCACGGACTCCTTTGAAG TTGTCTTCTGTGAAGGCTGGGGGCATGATGTCATTCGCAATAGACAGTCTTGGGGCCCTGTGGATGTGGGGAAATTGCCCGCAGCAGACTGATGATGGGGAGTTTTGTATAGCAGCTACCTCAGCCCCACTGCCTGTGTGGGATTTCCATGGTCACACTGTAGTTAAGGTTGCCTGCGGTAATGAACATGTTGTGGCTGCCGTCAGCGCTGGAGAAACATATACAGGAGGTGACCTTGTCTGTTATTCCTGGGGCAACAACAACCATGGGCAGTTGGGTCTGGGTGACAAGGAAAGCAGGTCTCGTCCCGTGCTCATCTCAGAATTTAGTGAGGGCTCTTCATGGGAGGTGTATGAAATTGCATGCGGAGCTTGGCACACTGCTGTGCTCACCAATAAGAAGTCTTTTGATCAGGATCTTGAATCTCGGTGCTGGACATTTGGCATTGGCGACAATGGACAGCTTGGCCATGGAACAACTGCGACCATCTGCTCCCCGCAGCCTGTTGACGGCTTGCCCACTGGTTCCTTCCTCATCTCTCTTGATTGTGGATTGTTCCACACGGCAGTCGTCTCCTCCGATGGAGAGGTGTGGTGCTGGGGAATGGAGAGAGGTCTCGGATTGTGCCCAGATGCTAGCTTTTCAGGAATGGACGCAGGGGATGCTCTGTACCCCATAAGAGTTCAGTCTCCTGAGACGAATGGGTTCAAGTTTCTGGGTCCAGTGCAGGTTGCCTGTGGAGCTGCCCACACTGTTCTTGTTGCCGGTGAGGGGTACAGGATGTGGGCATGGGGCCGTGGCCGCAGCGGCGTGCTTGGGAGAGACCAGACTACTGACAGTTACACTCCATGCGTTGTGATGTGGCCTCCTCTTGATGAGAACTTCCAAGAGATTCATGAGGACCAAGGGCAGGCATCGACATCAAGAGCGAATGACCGCACTAACACCGAGCTGGAGCTGAAGTTATCTGCTGCCTCAGAGGAGCTACAGTTCCTTAGGTCAAAACTGACACTCATGGAGAGATATGCCAACATACTTCACATTTCAATATTCCGCAAGCCAATGGACGAAAGGACGCTTCCTCGTTCACTTCAAGAGTCTGCAGTCTTTGACATCAGGAAGGAATTT